The genome window ATATTGTTGGCTGGGTTGGTAGCAGCATGAGTCAGGGTTGGCACCTTGTAGGAAGCCTCTTCCAACTGCTTGCGCTGGTTCTCGTCGATTCGGAGACCCATACCATTCACGATAATCATATCGTAATCATCCAGATGATCGAAATCATCGGTCGTGATTTCACTCAGTTTAATCATCGCATTGTCGTTGGCATGCGAAATCTGTCCCAGCGCAATAGCCTGATAGTTGAGGAAAGCGATGCGGGTAGTACCCACCCAGGCAGAGTAAGCCTTCGCCAAACCTCCCAGAACAATCACGGCCAATAAGGCCAGGAAGATGTGTTTCTTTTTAATCTTTCTGATTTTTCCTAATCCTTTTTTCATATCTATTCCTTTTTTCGGGCTGCAAAGGTAAGGCTTATTTAGAAATTGTACAATACCGAGAAATTGTGATTTTCACATTTTTTATACTTAGAAGTTGGTATCAGGTTAAACGCATTGATATAGTCAGTACTAATAAATAAGTAGTGCTTTCAGGACTTTTTCTTTCATTTCAGCCCTCAAAAAGAGGAATTATTCCGAAATATGCAGAAAGAGCGTAATCACCATTACGGCAATCACGCTCTTTCTACTTATAAACATAAAACATTACGAAGATGAAAGAAAAGCTTAGCAAACCTTCTTCTTCCGCTCACAATAGCGTTCGCATTGGGCGCAGATGTCATATCCCAGCATGGCACCCAGGATAAAATCCTCCTCCGGCGTAAGCTGGCATAATGGTTTGGTGATTATCATGCGGATAGCATCCAGACATTCTTTCTTACCAAAGAAGAGATTCAGACGGTCGTTGCCAACCGGCTGGATGATATAATCAATGTTCTGACGCTCTAATCTTGTTATGGCAAAAGACTCATATTTCTTGTTGAAGGTGTAGAGCACCAGACGGCGCACGCCCTTCTTATATTCATAAATATGATTCATCAGAACCTTCAAATCTACTGGTGTTGCGATTTCCTGCTGCATACTATCCGAATTTATCTGTTTTTAAACCAAGAATCAGAGAATTCCATCATTCTCCAATTCTTGAAAAATATTTTTGTAAAATTATAACGCTGGTTTGATAGCCTCAATCCAGGCATCGATACGCTCCTCTGTCTTGTCGTCCTCGTTCACCTCGTCGAGTGCGAGTCCCAGGAACTTGTCGCCATCAATTGCCTCACTGTCATCATAGGTGTATCCGTCTGTAGAAACACCAGGCAATACGGTAGCACCAGCCTCAACGGCAGCATCATAGAGTTCCTTCATGCCGCCACAGAATGTATCAGGGTAAGACTCGCTGTCGCCACAACCAAACAGGGCCACAGTCTTGCCAGCCAAGCCGGCACTCTTCAATGTCTTCACGCCATCATACCAGTCATCCTGCATCTCACCGGCACCCCAGGTAGAAGTACCGAGAAGAAGATTCTCATGACTTGCGATAGTAGCGTCATCGATGTTAGCTACATCTACAGCTTCCACGCCCAACTTAGAGGCGATGGTTTCGGCAATCGACTGGCATGAGCCAGTAGAAGAGCCATAAATTACGATTGTTGTTTTCATTTGTCTATCTTACTTTTAGTTACATTTATTTTCGGGTGCAAAGATACATCCTTTTTCCATCATCTGCAATACCTAAAAATGATGGTTTCGCAGAAATACCTAAATATGGGGATAGATAAAAAGTTTTAGGACGATTTATCCTAAAACTTCTCTAATTTCAAAAGTTTTAGGACGATTCATCCTAAAACTTTCTTAAATATTCTACTTTTAGGATGATTTATCCTAAAAAAAATAGTATCTTCGCAGCAAATATATAATCAAAGAGCAATGAAATGATATGAAACGAATAGAAAGAACGGAATATCTCAATAAACTGATCGCTTTCAAAGACAAGTCTCTTATCAAAGTGATAACCGGCATTCGCCGTTGCGGTAAATCCACCATTATGGAGATTTATCGTGACTGGCTTAAGAGGCAAGGTGTCAGTGCCGACCAAATCATCTATCTCAATTTCGAGGATTACGACTTCTATGAACTTCGTAATCCACATAACTTATACGCTTATATCAAGCCATTAATTCATCAAGACAAGATGACTTATATCTTCTTTGATGAGATACAACATGTGGAAGATTTCCCTGACATCATCAACAGCCTCAACCTGAAGCCAACAGTAGATCTCTATATTACGGGGTCGAATGCCTATATGCTGTCAAGCGAAATCGCCACGTTACTATCCGGAAGATATGTGGAAATCGCAATGCTTCCCCTTTCATTCAGAGAGTATGTTGAAGGTATCGGAGGAACCGACAATCTTCCCAAAGCCTATACAGACTACATCACAAGGAGCAGTTTTCCATATACCCTTGAACTGGATACTCCCGCAGAAATCAGCGACTACCTGAATGGCGTATATAACACCATTGTAGTAAAGGATATCATGAGCAGGAAGAAGTTACCCGATGTCATGATGCTGGAAAGCGTTATCCGTTTCACAGCCGACAATATCGGCAACATCCTATCCACCAAGCGCATAGCCGACATCATGACTGCCGATGGAAGGAAAATAGACCAGAAAACCGTAGAACGATATCTGACCGCACTCTGCGAAACCTTCTTCGTATATGAAACCAAAAGATACAACATCAAGGGTAAGCAGCTGCTCAAGACATTGGGTAAATATTATCTAGTAGATATCGGTTTGAGAAGAATGCTCCTAGGTTCCCGCTCATTCGATGCCGGCCGCATCCTGGAGAACATCGTTTATCTGGAACTACTCCATCGCCAGCAGAAAGTATATATAGGAAAGATGGATAATCTGGAAGTAGATTTTGTAGCGATTGATGAAAACAATATCACGTATTATCAGGTAGCTGCTACCGTTAGAGATGAGACTACCTTAAAACGTGAATTGGCATCTCTGCAGCAGATCAATGACCAATATCCTAAGTATATCCTTACACTTGATGAAGACCCTACTGCCGATTACAACGGTATCAAGAGAATCAATGCCCTAAGATGGCTGATGGGAGAAATAGGATAGCCTATATTTCCTCAGAGTAACACCATAATATATAAGGCACAAAAATGATAATTCTATGAAAGATTTTGCAGCGATAAATTTCGAAACGGCCAACCAGCAGCGTACAAGTGTCTGCTCGGTGGGCATTGTGATAGTGAGGGATGGCGAGATTGCAGACAGCTACTACAGCCTCATCAAGCCCGAACCGGAATAGATGCCGAAGCCTGTGCCTGGATAGCAAGAGAGCTGTTATAGTAAGTACCAGAACTGCATGAGGGTGTGTCATAAATCCATGACACACCCTCTTCTGTTATTTGTCAATTTCAGCACGTATGAACATACCATTATATCTGTAATAGAGATCGTAGTCAGGAATATCAATTTCATATCCGCCAACCTCTTTTTCAATTTTGTAAGGCTTCAAATCAGGATATTTCTTTGCAATATCCTCAGCTATGACAGTAGGAATAATGCCTACAGGGATCTCAGAGTATTTGCACTCAACACTCGTCCACTCTCCCTTCTCATTAAACTCCACTTTAGAGCCATCACTGAGCAATACTTCATATTCCCAAAAGCCATTATCTTTCTCCTTTTCCACACGGCTGTATGATGCACCAGCAAAATATTGCTTTACAAACTGCTGTGCCGACATCGGCAATGCTGCATAATCAAACTCTTTCTCTTCACTGCTGCATGAAACTGAAAAAACTACAAGTAACATCGCAAAGAATGCAGTAATAAATGTTCGTTTCATTTTCATAATGTTATCATTTAAAATTACTATATTTATACCATAATCTCTAGAACCAATATCTATGATACAGATTCGAAATCTATCAGCCACAAATATAATAGTTTTACTTTAAACTACAATGATTTCAAACTCAAATTAACTGTAATTCAATATTTTTTATTTTTCCATTTGTTCTACTGCCATAGTTCTTAGTTGTTAGACTTATTCAGGTTACAATAGATATTGCATAGATAGAAATTACAAGGTAGACTTTTAGGTTCGGTTTTTGAAAGTGAGTCCTGCTGGCAATGATGCCGGCAGGATTCTGCGTTATAATACTCTAATGCAGACTGCGCTTACTTAAATTCTTCAATCTACGGGCAAACTCAGGTGCAACCTCTATCCTATAACTCATTAAGCAAATCCTCCGCAGGAATAAAATCCATTTTTCCTTCGCGATGAAGCTTCAATTCCGTAAAGGCCTGATTGATACTAGCAAGGGCTTCTTCCAAATAGCTCTCGTCATTAGAAAGTACGCCCAAGCTATTATAAATATCAGTATTCAATTGCATCACATTCATTATCGAATCCTTTCTTTTAGCGATACATTGC of Segatella copri contains these proteins:
- a CDS encoding DUF2023 family protein, which gives rise to MQQEIATPVDLKVLMNHIYEYKKGVRRLVLYTFNKKYESFAITRLERQNIDYIIQPVGNDRLNLFFGKKECLDAIRMIITKPLCQLTPEEDFILGAMLGYDICAQCERYCERKKKVC
- the fldA gene encoding flavodoxin FldA, whose product is MKTTIVIYGSSTGSCQSIAETIASKLGVEAVDVANIDDATIASHENLLLGTSTWGAGEMQDDWYDGVKTLKSAGLAGKTVALFGCGDSESYPDTFCGGMKELYDAAVEAGATVLPGVSTDGYTYDDSEAIDGDKFLGLALDEVNEDDKTEERIDAWIEAIKPAL
- a CDS encoding ATP-binding protein, whose translation is MKRIERTEYLNKLIAFKDKSLIKVITGIRRCGKSTIMEIYRDWLKRQGVSADQIIYLNFEDYDFYELRNPHNLYAYIKPLIHQDKMTYIFFDEIQHVEDFPDIINSLNLKPTVDLYITGSNAYMLSSEIATLLSGRYVEIAMLPLSFREYVEGIGGTDNLPKAYTDYITRSSFPYTLELDTPAEISDYLNGVYNTIVVKDIMSRKKLPDVMMLESVIRFTADNIGNILSTKRIADIMTADGRKIDQKTVERYLTALCETFFVYETKRYNIKGKQLLKTLGKYYLVDIGLRRMLLGSRSFDAGRILENIVYLELLHRQQKVYIGKMDNLEVDFVAIDENNITYYQVAATVRDETTLKRELASLQQINDQYPKYILTLDEDPTADYNGIKRINALRWLMGEIG
- a CDS encoding PepSY-like domain-containing protein; the protein is MKMKRTFITAFFAMLLVVFSVSCSSEEKEFDYAALPMSAQQFVKQYFAGASYSRVEKEKDNGFWEYEVLLSDGSKVEFNEKGEWTSVECKYSEIPVGIIPTVIAEDIAKKYPDLKPYKIEKEVGGYEIDIPDYDLYYRYNGMFIRAEIDK